A genomic window from Yoonia sp. R2331 includes:
- a CDS encoding SDR family oxidoreductase: MTAENLFDLSGKTALVTGCKRGIGRGMAVALARAGADVIGVSATLETSGSDVEKDVVALGRSFRGYACDFSNKDAILTFAEQVTQDAGQIDILVNNAGTIKRAPAAEHADDLWDEVIEVNLSSQFRLTREIGKTMVKQGSGKIIFTASLLTFQGGINVPGYAASKGGIGQLTKAFANEWAGSGVNVNAIAPGYIATDNTQALRDDPDRNAAILGRIPAGRWGKPEDFDGPVVFLASDASEYVHGTVLTVDGGWMGR, translated from the coding sequence ATGACTGCAGAAAACCTGTTTGATCTAAGCGGCAAGACCGCACTCGTGACCGGCTGCAAACGCGGCATCGGACGTGGCATGGCAGTTGCCTTGGCGCGGGCTGGTGCCGATGTCATCGGCGTCAGTGCAACGCTTGAAACATCTGGCAGTGACGTTGAAAAAGACGTCGTTGCGCTTGGTCGGTCCTTTCGCGGATATGCCTGCGACTTTTCCAACAAAGACGCCATTCTGACGTTTGCGGAACAAGTTACGCAGGATGCCGGACAGATCGATATCCTCGTCAACAATGCCGGCACCATCAAACGCGCCCCTGCGGCTGAACATGCCGATGATCTGTGGGATGAAGTGATCGAGGTCAACCTCTCCTCTCAGTTCCGTCTGACCCGAGAAATCGGCAAGACAATGGTCAAGCAAGGCTCTGGCAAAATCATTTTCACGGCGTCGCTCCTTACATTCCAAGGCGGCATCAATGTGCCGGGCTATGCCGCGTCCAAGGGCGGAATTGGTCAGTTGACCAAGGCGTTTGCCAATGAATGGGCCGGGTCTGGCGTCAATGTGAATGCCATCGCGCCGGGTTATATTGCCACCGACAACACGCAAGCCCTCAGAGACGATCCCGATCGCAACGCGGCGATCCTGGGACGCATTCCAGCGGGCCGCTGGGGCAAGCCCGAGGATTTTGATGGGCCGGTGGTCTTTTTGGCGTCGGACGCATCCGAATA